From Pontibacter actiniarum, a single genomic window includes:
- a CDS encoding AMP-binding protein — MTEKYLTLNGKKFYYDEIAAYSFRNSIPLNGYESKTLEFCRNWLNGVQEFPIQTSGSTGVPKTISLTRAQLEASARRTLKLLQVTPGDCTLICLNTEYIAGMMMLVRGFIGELKMIIVEPISNPLALVSPDEKVAFASFVPMQLHAIMQEAPERIGQLNNMKALLIGGAPVSPTQQREWQSIQAPVYHTYGMTETASHIALRQLNGAGAAEYYNVLENIQIGLDKRGCLTIKGDVTNNELLVTNDIVELLTPTRFRWIGRADNTINTGGVKVQTEKVELGIAEAMLDMENAPRFFIAPQPDEVLGDKIVLVLEGQALAPQAEQELYEKMRLYLKKFEMPRETYYSPAFTETATGKVSRQRTLQKLGLHTD; from the coding sequence ATGACAGAGAAATACCTGACCCTGAACGGCAAGAAGTTTTACTACGATGAGATTGCCGCCTATTCCTTCCGAAACAGCATTCCGCTGAATGGCTATGAGAGCAAAACACTGGAGTTTTGCCGCAACTGGCTCAACGGGGTGCAGGAGTTTCCGATCCAGACGTCAGGCTCTACAGGCGTGCCTAAAACCATCAGCCTTACGCGCGCGCAGCTGGAGGCAAGCGCACGGCGCACCCTGAAGCTGCTACAAGTCACCCCCGGTGACTGTACCCTCATCTGCCTCAACACTGAGTACATTGCTGGCATGATGATGCTGGTGCGCGGCTTTATCGGGGAGCTAAAGATGATCATCGTGGAGCCAATCAGCAACCCGCTGGCGCTGGTAAGCCCCGACGAGAAGGTTGCCTTTGCCTCTTTTGTGCCGATGCAGCTGCACGCAATCATGCAAGAGGCGCCGGAGCGCATCGGGCAGCTCAACAACATGAAAGCCCTTCTGATCGGCGGTGCCCCTGTCTCCCCTACCCAGCAGCGTGAGTGGCAGAGCATACAGGCGCCGGTCTACCACACGTATGGCATGACGGAAACGGCCTCGCACATCGCATTGCGCCAGCTCAATGGCGCAGGTGCCGCCGAGTATTACAATGTGCTGGAGAATATCCAGATAGGCCTCGACAAGCGCGGCTGCCTCACCATAAAGGGAGATGTCACCAACAACGAGCTGCTGGTGACAAACGACATCGTGGAGTTGCTAACGCCTACCCGCTTCCGCTGGATCGGCCGCGCTGACAACACCATCAACACCGGAGGGGTAAAGGTACAGACGGAGAAAGTGGAGCTGGGCATAGCCGAAGCGATGCTGGACATGGAGAATGCCCCGCGCTTCTTTATAGCGCCGCAGCCAGACGAGGTGCTGGGCGACAAGATTGTACTGGTGCTGGAGGGCCAGGCGCTGGCGCCACAGGCAGAGCAGGAGCTCTACGAAAAGATGCGCCTCTACCTGAAAAAGTTCGAGATGCCACGGGAAACGTACTACAGCCCCGCATTCACTGAAACAGCCACCGGCAAGGTATCGCGGCAGCGCACACTCCAGAAGCTGGGCCTGCACACGGATTAA
- a CDS encoding SMP-30/gluconolactonase/LRE family protein: MKKFLRNGVCPFLFMLGLSNCNSSLFTARAPLQLQQAWASDNAFKTPESAQYDPQRNVIYVSNINKSSKSKDGDGFISRLSPNGELDELYWVTGLSNPRGMAIYNNVLYVADTDEIVAISTQSGAVLGRYTPDRAEYLNDVAVDNTGNVYVTDSEQKRIYLLRNGRVSTWMDNTGREKPNGIFIEGDRMIVAFMSSGEVRLVDPQTKNFSDWVDGIPSADGIAEVTGGGYLVSSWEGEVYYIDERRRKWRLLNTKPQNINAADISYAERPGLLLVPTFNDNRVVAYRLSTR, translated from the coding sequence ATGAAGAAGTTTTTACGAAACGGTGTGTGCCCGTTTCTTTTTATGCTGGGGCTCAGCAACTGCAACAGTAGCCTCTTCACCGCCAGAGCACCCCTGCAGCTCCAGCAGGCCTGGGCCTCCGACAATGCTTTCAAAACCCCTGAATCGGCACAGTACGACCCGCAGCGCAACGTTATCTACGTCAGCAACATCAACAAATCCTCTAAGTCAAAAGACGGCGACGGCTTTATTTCCAGATTAAGCCCCAACGGTGAGCTAGACGAGCTTTACTGGGTGACCGGCCTCAGCAACCCGCGCGGCATGGCCATCTACAACAACGTGCTCTATGTGGCTGACACCGATGAGATCGTGGCCATATCCACACAGTCAGGGGCTGTACTCGGGAGGTACACCCCGGATAGAGCCGAATACCTGAACGATGTGGCAGTGGATAACACCGGCAACGTCTACGTTACCGACTCCGAGCAGAAGCGCATTTACCTGCTCCGCAACGGCCGCGTCAGCACCTGGATGGACAACACCGGAAGGGAGAAACCCAACGGCATCTTTATAGAGGGCGACCGCATGATTGTTGCCTTTATGAGCAGCGGAGAGGTGCGCCTGGTAGACCCGCAGACAAAGAACTTCTCCGACTGGGTCGACGGCATTCCATCAGCCGACGGCATTGCCGAGGTTACCGGTGGCGGCTACCTTGTTTCCAGCTGGGAGGGGGAGGTTTACTACATAGACGAGAGACGCCGCAAATGGCGCCTGCTCAACACCAAACCCCAGAACATCAATGCCGCCGACATTAGCTACGCCGAGCGGCCAGGGCTGCTGCTGGTGCCAACTTTTAACGATAATCGGGTCGTGGCTTATAGACTAAGCACACGGTAA
- a CDS encoding DUF1835 domain-containing protein, producing MKKLPTLHILNGDASVTAFSAAAIPGQVLVWREVLSEGPALGSLPEDEFWQKRQQYIADAYGEDADTYRQKVLSEVHKLEGAGAFFEVVLWFDVDLMCQVNLIYLLQRLQQNKPTTVSVCTPPAPKQIARMEPGELQQLLEERRPLSEEQLQQVKELWDLYAGPHPLKLQLYLQQMPLPLPHMEAALRLHLNRFPNCADGLSQPERALLQFIQEGAKSIEDVMRKFWQQDPGYGYGDVQLKHLLARLQPDLAQTTEPLKLSFFGERVLEGYASFTPKLHWLGGAEVNGSSNFCFDSDRERLRESS from the coding sequence ATGAAAAAACTTCCTACGCTACACATACTTAACGGCGACGCATCCGTCACTGCTTTTTCGGCTGCCGCCATACCTGGCCAGGTGCTGGTGTGGCGCGAGGTGCTATCTGAGGGGCCTGCACTAGGCAGCCTGCCTGAGGATGAGTTCTGGCAGAAGAGGCAGCAGTATATCGCCGATGCGTATGGCGAGGACGCCGACACGTATAGGCAGAAGGTACTAAGCGAGGTGCACAAGCTGGAGGGCGCAGGGGCCTTTTTCGAGGTAGTGCTGTGGTTTGATGTCGACCTGATGTGCCAGGTGAACCTGATCTACCTCCTGCAGCGCCTTCAGCAGAACAAACCCACCACCGTGTCCGTGTGTACGCCACCGGCACCCAAGCAGATAGCACGCATGGAGCCCGGGGAGCTGCAGCAGTTACTGGAGGAGCGACGCCCGCTCTCTGAGGAGCAGCTGCAGCAGGTTAAGGAGCTGTGGGACCTGTACGCAGGGCCGCACCCGCTTAAGCTGCAGTTGTACCTGCAGCAAATGCCCCTGCCGTTGCCACACATGGAGGCCGCCCTCAGGCTGCACCTGAACCGCTTCCCAAACTGCGCCGATGGCCTCAGCCAGCCTGAACGGGCCCTGCTCCAGTTTATCCAGGAGGGCGCCAAGAGTATAGAAGACGTGATGCGTAAGTTCTGGCAACAGGACCCGGGCTACGGCTATGGCGACGTGCAGTTAAAGCACCTGCTGGCCCGCCTGCAGCCTGACCTGGCACAGACGACGGAGCCGCTGAAACTTAGCTTCTTTGGTGAGCGGGTACTGGAGGGGTATGCTTCCTTTACGCCTAAGCTGCATTGGTTGGGCGGTGCGGAAGTAAACGGCAGCAGTAACTTTTGCTTCGATAGTGACCGTGAGCGCCTGCGCGAAAGCTCCTGA
- a CDS encoding DoxX family protein, whose translation MNLTHDMNRVGRWGDTHHPVWLDFLRVALGIFLLVKGVMFVQDTEALFSIMRKSQFPWVSIGLAHYVAFAHLVGGLLIAMGLLTRVAILFQIPILLGAVFFINPERGFYSENTELWTSVIVLFLLIFFLVFGSGRFSVDHLIRKPKRDWLY comes from the coding sequence ATGAACCTCACACACGATATGAACCGCGTTGGACGCTGGGGAGACACGCACCACCCCGTATGGCTCGACTTTTTAAGGGTGGCCCTGGGTATCTTCCTGCTGGTAAAGGGAGTTATGTTCGTGCAGGACACAGAGGCGCTGTTCAGCATCATGCGGAAGAGCCAGTTTCCCTGGGTATCTATCGGGTTGGCGCACTATGTGGCCTTTGCTCACTTGGTTGGGGGGCTTTTGATAGCGATGGGGCTTCTCACACGTGTGGCGATACTGTTTCAAATTCCGATCTTGCTGGGTGCCGTTTTCTTTATTAACCCCGAAAGAGGGTTCTATTCAGAGAACACAGAGCTCTGGACGTCAGTCATCGTACTTTTTCTGCTTATTTTCTTTCTTGTTTTCGGCTCGGGGCGCTTCTCCGTCGATCACCTGATCCGCAAGCCGAAACGCGACTGGCTGTACTGA